The DNA region ATCTAATTTTTCAAAGTGGCATGGAATAGATAGAGCTAGCATACCATGGTATCCAATCATAGACGAAAAAAAGTGTACTGGCTGTGGAATGTGCGTGGTTACATGCTCTGAAAAAAGAAATGTGTTTGGGTTTGATGTAGAAAAGAAGAAGGCGGTAGTGCTCTATCCTGAGAACTGCATGGTTGGCTGTAATAACTGTCAAGTCAGCTGTCTGTGGAACGCTATATCATATCCTGAAAACGCCATCTCTCAAATTAAAGACATGGCCAAGGAGCTTGTAAATAACAAAGTCATTGAAAGCGAGCTTAGAGAGAGACTTCAGGCCAATATGGTAAAACAATAAAACTCTCTTATTTTTATAATAAACATTATAATTTTAGTTGCAATACTGGCTACGAATGTATTCTAACATAAAATTAGCGATATTTTCAAGGATACTGGTGAGTTTTAGTTACGGATATATAATACTGACATACTCCCCACCCTAAAGGGTTGGAGGTTCTAAGGTCTCCATCATTCTTGAAGTTGCCTC from Thermoplasmata archaeon includes:
- a CDS encoding ferredoxin family protein, translating into MAASNFSKWHGIDRASIPWYPIIDEKKCTGCGMCVVTCSEKRNVFGFDVEKKKAVVLYPENCMVGCNNCQVSCLWNAISYPENAISQIKDMAKELVNNKVIESELRERLQANMVKQ